A window of Selenomonas ruminantium subsp. lactilytica TAM6421 contains these coding sequences:
- a CDS encoding type II secretion system protein GspD produces MGLCFFLFGHADGLAAPVRLHVENAATGAVLMSVARMGGFNLLLADNIGGTVTVNVKEEPEKILELLAASKGLLLEKYAGVYVVTTPAQSNTLRRVHMYKAQYARPEDLAKVANLSLFAGGEKSQTTKLKSSTGKSKVTAEQKNPVSRVMVDESAGAVLFYGTDAEAQKVQQAMQQVDIPAKQVSIEAEVVAISRNAAKNLGIEWEWSKLPQYPEHSKTYRNAGKSNERVEVETKRRYNGKGDNIPGIIRFGRGPEGYPFEFYFGAKLNALVTDGKAKILARPNITTIQGHEAIINIGGDVPVPTQTVAENSTTNTVTYRQAGIILRCTPRVNSDGQITTEVHTEVSTPEFVTDLKAYRFNRRSADTIVRLRDGETMVIGGLISSEESRTMSKVPLLGDLPFFRMLFRNTQHNHTESEVMIFLKAHVL; encoded by the coding sequence ATGGGATTATGTTTTTTTCTGTTCGGACATGCTGATGGGCTGGCAGCGCCGGTGCGCCTGCATGTGGAAAATGCGGCCACCGGGGCCGTGCTGATGTCAGTGGCCCGCATGGGCGGCTTCAATCTGCTGTTGGCAGATAATATCGGCGGCACAGTCACGGTCAATGTGAAAGAGGAACCGGAGAAGATTCTGGAACTCTTGGCAGCATCCAAGGGACTATTGTTGGAAAAATATGCGGGTGTCTATGTGGTGACGACACCAGCCCAAAGCAATACCCTGCGGCGGGTACATATGTACAAAGCGCAGTATGCCCGGCCGGAGGATTTAGCAAAAGTGGCAAATTTATCTCTTTTTGCAGGAGGAGAAAAGTCCCAAACGACGAAACTAAAGAGTAGTACAGGTAAGTCAAAAGTGACTGCGGAACAGAAAAATCCAGTTTCCCGTGTCATGGTGGATGAATCCGCTGGTGCGGTGCTTTTTTACGGTACGGATGCAGAGGCCCAGAAGGTACAGCAGGCCATGCAGCAGGTGGATATCCCTGCTAAGCAGGTCAGCATTGAGGCGGAAGTCGTAGCTATTTCCCGCAATGCGGCGAAGAATCTGGGCATTGAATGGGAATGGTCAAAGCTGCCCCAGTATCCAGAGCATAGCAAAACCTATCGCAATGCCGGCAAGAGCAATGAGCGGGTAGAGGTGGAAACCAAGCGCCGTTATAACGGCAAAGGGGATAATATCCCCGGCATTATCCGTTTCGGCAGAGGGCCGGAGGGCTATCCCTTTGAATTCTACTTTGGTGCGAAGCTCAATGCCCTGGTGACAGATGGCAAGGCGAAAATCCTGGCCAGACCCAATATCACCACCATTCAGGGACATGAAGCCATCATCAATATCGGTGGCGATGTGCCGGTGCCAACCCAGACGGTAGCCGAAAACAGTACGACCAATACGGTGACTTATCGGCAGGCGGGAATCATCCTGCGCTGCACGCCGCGGGTCAACAGCGACGGCCAGATTACAACGGAAGTACATACGGAGGTCAGCACGCCGGAATTTGTGACGGATCTGAAGGCCTATCGGTTCAACCGGCGCAGTGCCGATACCATCGTGCGGCTGCGGGACGGGGAGACCATGGTGATTGGCGGCCTGATCAGCAGCGAGGAATCCCGCACCATGAGCAAGGTGCCTTTGCTGGGAGACCTGCCCTTTTTCCGCATGTTGTTCCGAAATACCCAGCATAATCATACGGAATCCGAAGTCATGATATTCCTAAAGGCCCATGTGTTGTGA
- the sstT gene encoding serine/threonine transporter SstT: MFRKVGRKYMETALIKLIAVGLVIGIIIALAAPGMVPLVAIFGDLFVRALKGVAPVLVFVLVMNAMAQKNADASASMKPIVRLYVLATFFASLVAVAYSFAFPTTLQLQLADAKLTPPSGILEVLHNLVLNVVDNPIHAIASANYIGILAWGVLTGLALHSASDSTKEALNDFAKAVTKLVQWVIRLAPFGIMGLVADAIGTNGAEAIMGYFHLLAVLLGAFFSVALIMNPLIVYMHIHRNPYPLVLTTLRESGLYAFFTRSSAANIPVNMELCERLGLHKDTYSVSIPLGATINMSGAAITIAVLSLACAHTLGIDVDLPTALLLCIIATVGACGASGVAGGSLLLIPVACSSFGISNDIAMQVVGVGFIIGVLQDSCETALNSSSDVLFTATAELTKKAKDGTLTDADMVLKN, translated from the coding sequence ATGTTTAGAAAAGTTGGCAGAAAATATATGGAAACTGCCCTGATCAAGCTAATCGCAGTTGGTTTAGTAATTGGTATCATCATCGCCCTGGCTGCACCGGGAATGGTGCCGTTGGTGGCCATATTCGGTGATTTGTTCGTCCGGGCTTTGAAAGGTGTGGCTCCGGTATTGGTGTTCGTGCTGGTCATGAACGCCATGGCCCAGAAAAATGCAGATGCCAGCGCCTCCATGAAGCCCATTGTCCGGCTTTATGTGCTGGCTACATTCTTTGCATCCTTAGTGGCGGTAGCGTATTCCTTTGCCTTTCCGACCACCTTGCAGCTGCAGCTGGCAGATGCTAAGCTCACGCCGCCCAGTGGCATCTTGGAAGTCCTGCACAATCTAGTGCTGAATGTGGTGGATAATCCCATCCATGCCATTGCCAGCGCCAATTACATCGGCATCCTGGCCTGGGGTGTGCTGACGGGGCTGGCTCTGCACAGCGCTTCGGACAGTACGAAGGAAGCTTTGAATGATTTTGCCAAGGCTGTGACGAAGCTGGTGCAGTGGGTAATCCGCCTGGCACCATTCGGCATCATGGGCCTGGTGGCAGATGCCATCGGCACGAATGGCGCCGAGGCCATCATGGGTTACTTCCATCTGCTGGCGGTGCTCCTAGGGGCGTTCTTCTCAGTAGCTTTGATCATGAACCCGTTGATTGTCTATATGCACATTCATCGCAATCCTTATCCGCTAGTGCTGACCACCTTGCGGGAAAGCGGTCTCTATGCCTTCTTCACGAGAAGTTCGGCAGCCAATATTCCGGTCAATATGGAGCTCTGTGAGCGCCTGGGCCTGCATAAGGATACGTATTCCGTTTCCATTCCGCTGGGAGCCACCATCAATATGAGCGGCGCGGCCATCACCATTGCGGTGCTGTCCCTGGCCTGTGCTCATACGCTGGGCATTGACGTTGACCTGCCCACGGCCCTGCTGCTCTGCATCATCGCTACGGTTGGTGCCTGCGGTGCATCCGGCGTGGCCGGCGGTTCCCTGCTGCTGATTCCCGTGGCCTGTTCGTCCTTCGGTATCAGCAATGATATCGCCATGCAGGTGGTTGGCGTCGGTTTCATCATCGGCGTACTGCAGGATTCCTGCGAAACGGCCCTGAACAGTTCCAGTGACGTGCTGTTTACGGCAACGGCGGAACTTACCAAGAAAGCAAAAGACGGCACCCTGACCGATGCGGATATGGTGCTGAAAAATTAA
- the rfbD gene encoding dTDP-4-dehydrorhamnose reductase, with protein MKVLVTGVTGQLGHDCVNEFLSRGVEVQGVSSKDFSLTDGAATEKYIKDYQPDVVIHCAAYTAVDKAEEEPELCQAINAEGTRHVAQACAEIGAKMVYISTDYVFPGDGEEPYAVDAPKGPQNAYGRSKLAGEEAVQELLTKYFIVRISWVFGIHGKNFIRTMLNLAKSHKELTVVSDQIGSPTYTRDLAVLLADMVHTERYGVYHATNEGFCSWAELAAEVFRQAGREVTVTPVDSSAYPTKAVRPKNSRMDTGKLTENGFKLLPRWQDAVGRYLIELQNEAIL; from the coding sequence ATGAAGGTTTTGGTCACAGGGGTGACAGGTCAATTAGGCCATGATTGTGTAAATGAATTCTTAAGCCGTGGAGTGGAGGTGCAGGGCGTGTCCAGCAAGGACTTTTCCCTGACGGATGGTGCTGCCACGGAAAAATATATCAAGGATTATCAGCCGGATGTGGTGATCCATTGTGCTGCTTATACGGCTGTGGATAAGGCGGAGGAGGAACCGGAACTCTGTCAGGCCATCAATGCGGAAGGCACGCGCCATGTTGCTCAGGCCTGCGCTGAAATCGGTGCCAAGATGGTCTATATCAGCACGGACTATGTGTTCCCTGGGGATGGGGAGGAGCCTTATGCTGTGGATGCACCCAAGGGGCCACAAAACGCCTATGGACGTTCCAAGCTGGCCGGGGAAGAGGCTGTGCAGGAACTGCTGACGAAGTATTTCATCGTGCGCATCTCCTGGGTGTTCGGCATCCATGGCAAGAACTTTATCCGCACCATGCTGAATCTGGCCAAGAGCCACAAGGAACTCACCGTAGTAAGCGATCAGATTGGTTCGCCGACTTATACCCGTGATCTGGCGGTACTGCTGGCGGATATGGTACATACAGAGCGTTATGGTGTTTATCATGCCACCAATGAAGGCTTCTGTTCCTGGGCTGAGCTGGCTGCCGAGGTATTCCGGCAGGCTGGCCGTGAGGTCACGGTTACGCCCGTTGACTCATCTGCCTATCCCACCAAGGCTGTGCGGCCGAAGAATTCCCGCATGGATACGGGAAAACTTACAGAGAATGGTTTCAAACTGCTGCCCCGTTGGCAGGATGCGGTAGGCCGTTATCTGATTGAATTACAAAATGAAGCGATATTGTGA
- a CDS encoding sensor histidine kinase, with translation MLFGIKAWLRHPRLMFDRLRYAQISTKITCFYAAVLLLVLILTSTLTGLGVFFSFYHQAEVELEMSMNHVLEVLEQGRSIDSDFGRDDIVWPGVVLRITDMTGQIVYENDSRFPSLKRIEEHKVKNPPFWANKKMQVLQFRNATFYHARMDVEYRGQIYQMHFFKTITAEKHFLETLQKILFLMTILGFFLALLGGFFVSRRILQPIRDMIVTARKIEVEKMDCRLPVPPARDELMELAETFNHMLNRLEAGFKQQQRFVSDASHELRTPVTVILGYSDLLSRWGRDDAEVLDEGISSIRSEAENMQQLIEKLLFLARADQKRQVLHKENIELSELLADVMKKMQLVTKEHSVELLQNDDGLMYGDLVTVRQMFRIFLDNSKKYTPAGGRITVTSRYVEEEQGKFMLVDLADNGIGIAPEDQQKVFERFYRVDTSRTKAQGVSGTGLGLSIASWIAEQHGIEITMSSALGKGTTIHLKIPLI, from the coding sequence ATGCTATTCGGGATTAAAGCCTGGCTGCGCCATCCGAGGCTTATGTTCGACCGCCTGCGCTATGCGCAGATTTCTACGAAAATAACCTGTTTCTATGCGGCAGTGCTGCTGCTGGTGCTGATCCTGACCAGTACCCTGACAGGCCTGGGGGTATTCTTTTCCTTCTACCATCAGGCTGAAGTGGAACTGGAAATGAGTATGAATCACGTGCTGGAGGTGCTGGAGCAGGGACGTTCCATCGACTCTGACTTTGGCCGTGATGATATTGTCTGGCCCGGGGTGGTGCTGCGTATCACCGATATGACCGGTCAGATCGTCTACGAAAATGACAGCCGATTCCCTTCGTTGAAGCGAATCGAGGAACATAAGGTCAAGAATCCGCCCTTCTGGGCCAATAAGAAGATGCAGGTGCTGCAGTTCCGCAATGCCACCTTCTATCATGCCCGCATGGATGTGGAGTACCGCGGTCAGATCTATCAGATGCACTTCTTCAAGACCATCACGGCGGAGAAGCATTTTTTGGAAACCCTGCAGAAAATCCTGTTCCTGATGACCATTTTGGGGTTCTTTCTGGCGCTCTTGGGCGGTTTCTTTGTCAGCCGTCGTATCTTGCAGCCCATTCGGGACATGATTGTCACGGCCCGGAAGATCGAGGTGGAGAAGATGGATTGCCGCCTGCCGGTACCGCCGGCCCGGGATGAGCTCATGGAATTGGCAGAGACCTTCAATCATATGCTGAACCGCCTGGAGGCGGGCTTCAAGCAGCAGCAGCGTTTCGTGTCAGATGCCTCCCATGAACTGCGCACGCCGGTAACGGTCATTCTGGGCTATTCGGATCTTCTGTCCCGTTGGGGCCGGGACGATGCTGAGGTGCTGGATGAGGGCATTTCCTCCATCCGCTCAGAAGCGGAGAATATGCAGCAGCTGATTGAAAAACTGCTGTTTTTGGCCCGGGCAGATCAGAAACGTCAGGTGCTGCACAAGGAGAATATCGAGCTAAGCGAACTGTTGGCCGACGTCATGAAGAAAATGCAGCTGGTGACCAAGGAACATTCCGTAGAACTCCTGCAGAATGATGATGGCCTGATGTATGGCGATCTGGTGACCGTGCGGCAGATGTTCCGTATCTTCCTGGACAACAGCAAGAAATACACCCCGGCAGGCGGGCGGATTACCGTGACTTCCCGTTATGTTGAGGAGGAGCAGGGAAAATTCATGCTGGTGGACCTAGCCGATAACGGCATCGGCATTGCGCCGGAGGATCAGCAGAAGGTCTTTGAGCGCTTCTACCGGGTGGACACTTCCCGTACCAAGGCTCAGGGTGTCAGCGGCACCGGCCTGGGGCTCTCCATTGCCAGCTGGATTGCCGAGCAGCATGGGATTGAAATAACCATGAGCAGTGCCTTGGGCAAAGGGACAACTATACATTTGAAGATACCATTGATATAG
- a CDS encoding response regulator transcription factor: MVKPRIFIVEDERRIARFLQIELEHEGYETATEDNGRKALDRIVQGDFDLVLLDVMLPEMDGMEICRKVREISDVPIIMLTARDDVSDMVSGLDLGADDYITKPFDMQELLARIRRALRSHYKERPDDVDENERLTVKDLIMIPSRFEVRVKGEFVQLTKKEYTLLEYLLRNKRNVLSREQILQAVWGYDYNGDTNVVDVYIRYLRSKIDERFQEKYIHTVRGIGYAIRD, from the coding sequence ATGGTTAAGCCAAGGATTTTTATCGTGGAGGATGAACGGCGGATTGCCCGTTTTTTGCAGATCGAGTTGGAACATGAGGGGTACGAGACAGCTACAGAGGATAATGGCCGCAAGGCTCTGGACCGCATCGTGCAGGGAGATTTCGACCTGGTATTGCTGGATGTCATGCTGCCGGAGATGGATGGCATGGAAATCTGCCGCAAGGTGCGGGAGATTTCCGATGTGCCCATCATCATGCTGACGGCCCGTGATGATGTATCCGATATGGTATCGGGCCTTGATCTGGGGGCCGATGATTACATCACGAAGCCCTTTGACATGCAGGAGCTTCTGGCCCGTATCCGCCGCGCCCTGCGCAGCCACTACAAGGAACGCCCCGACGATGTGGACGAGAACGAGCGCCTGACGGTCAAGGATCTCATCATGATTCCCAGCCGCTTTGAAGTGCGGGTAAAGGGCGAGTTCGTGCAGCTGACCAAGAAGGAATACACCCTGCTGGAATACCTGTTGCGCAACAAGCGCAACGTGCTGAGCCGCGAGCAGATACTGCAGGCGGTCTGGGGATATGATTACAACGGGGATACCAATGTGGTGGATGTCTATATCCGCTATCTGCGCTCTAAAATCGATGAACGGTTTCAGGAGAAATACATTCATACGGTGCGGGGCATAGGTTATGCTATTCGGGATTAA
- a CDS encoding thioesterase family protein has protein sequence MELTDVKVGLQNVVTEEVTQEKTARAMGSGSLPVYATPAMTCLMEKAATETLESLVPEGWTTVGISLHVAHKAATPVGMKVRAEAEVTAVEGRKVTFTVRAFDDAEEIGVGTHERFAVQKEKFLSKAQAKH, from the coding sequence ATGGAACTTACAGATGTAAAAGTTGGTTTGCAGAATGTTGTTACCGAAGAAGTCACCCAGGAGAAAACCGCCCGCGCCATGGGCAGCGGTTCCCTGCCTGTCTATGCGACGCCGGCCATGACCTGCCTGATGGAAAAGGCCGCCACGGAAACTCTCGAAAGCCTCGTGCCCGAGGGTTGGACTACTGTGGGTATCAGCCTCCATGTGGCCCATAAGGCAGCTACGCCTGTGGGCATGAAGGTGCGGGCGGAAGCGGAGGTCACGGCTGTGGAAGGCCGTAAGGTGACCTTTACGGTGCGGGCCTTTGACGATGCCGAAGAGATCGGTGTAGGCACTCATGAGCGTTTTGCCGTGCAGAAGGAAAAGTTCCTCAGCAAGGCGCAGGCCAAACATTAA
- a CDS encoding LysR family transcriptional regulator, which translates to MDIKDMRAFYAIVEEGNISHAAQRLDIAQPALSRQMKRLESSLGVQLFERGSRRIRLTDAGRVMYTRVEHILGMVDGTVREITEIGSGIAGSVRLGTITTSGALLLPELISEFHSRYPNVTYQIWEAEGARILELLDNRVIEIGITRTQVDSKVYESIVLPNEPLVLIMNKEQEIGADSTKVELSELRDQPIIVPLRWQSVFIANCRKLGFEPKIVCVSDSIVQDLLLAKMGMGMALLPVSSKTLLTDGNLIYKKLVEPEMSTHTVIAWLKNRTLSSSAEHLIELFREMFLGTGKR; encoded by the coding sequence ATGGATATCAAGGATATGCGGGCGTTTTACGCCATTGTTGAGGAAGGAAATATCAGTCATGCGGCGCAGAGGCTGGATATTGCCCAGCCTGCCTTATCGCGGCAGATGAAGCGGCTCGAAAGCTCTCTGGGTGTGCAGCTCTTCGAGCGTGGCAGCCGCCGTATCCGGCTTACGGATGCCGGCCGGGTGATGTACACCCGCGTCGAGCATATCCTGGGCATGGTGGATGGCACGGTGCGGGAAATCACGGAGATTGGCTCCGGTATTGCCGGTTCCGTCCGGCTGGGCACGATCACGACCTCCGGAGCACTTTTGCTGCCGGAGCTGATCTCGGAGTTCCATTCCCGCTACCCCAATGTGACCTATCAGATCTGGGAAGCGGAGGGCGCCCGTATCCTGGAACTGCTCGACAACAGGGTGATTGAGATCGGCATCACCCGCACGCAGGTGGATTCCAAGGTCTATGAGTCCATCGTGCTGCCCAATGAACCGTTGGTGCTTATCATGAACAAAGAGCAGGAAATCGGGGCTGACAGCACGAAGGTGGAACTATCAGAACTTAGGGACCAGCCCATCATCGTGCCGCTGCGCTGGCAGTCGGTGTTTATCGCCAACTGCCGCAAGCTGGGCTTTGAGCCGAAGATCGTCTGTGTCAGCGACAGTATCGTGCAGGATCTGCTGCTGGCCAAGATGGGCATGGGCATGGCCCTGTTGCCGGTGTCTTCCAAAACCCTGCTGACCGATGGCAATCTGATCTACAAGAAGCTGGTGGAGCCGGAGATGAGCACCCATACCGTGATTGCCTGGCTCAAGAATCGCACGTTATCTTCCTCGGCGGAGCATCTGATCGAGCTCTTCCGGGAAATGTTTTTAGGGACTGGCAAAAGATAG
- a CDS encoding sensor domain-containing diguanylate cyclase: MHSIRTRFTLLTVLSIIIALSIATLIGVFSIRELGKSDTDQMLHLKCTTGAMHLESYFDSVEHSTDTVATLVQDSFDDMPYDQLENQVEHTRQLFNKVAANTHGVLTYYFRIDPEFSPTVKGFWYVKTDEDNFREHLVTDLTQYNTNIPAAPKWFTIPKMLGKSIWLPPYDTENLGTRVISYNVPIYWQKQFVGVIGMEIDYETLAQEAGKIRLFEHGYAFILDADSNIVYHPQMDSVLQYGEKVAMGAPDQVIGDQHIHYHFNGINKEAVWLPLSNGMQLYVTVPLAEINSGWQTLIRRILFAALIILLLVSFIMLRFAERITKPLRDLTESARQVAAGNYEIALDYNENDEVGLLTQTFKQLIKQTQEHINHLNRQVYIDAMTSVHNKASYESYIQKLQEQLENPENTLEFAVGVFDCDNLKYINDVFGHDKGDVYIKTASQLICRTFKHSPVFRIGGDEFAVLLRGEDFQNRDELFRLFRQKREELCAAAVSDWEQAHVTMGLAVYDAQLDSHVIDVARRADQCMYENKRLRKEKQRRMKESTKTKADG; this comes from the coding sequence ATGCATTCCATTCGTACCAGATTCACCCTGCTGACGGTACTATCCATCATCATTGCCCTGAGCATTGCAACGCTGATTGGCGTTTTCTCCATTCGGGAGCTGGGCAAGAGCGATACCGATCAGATGCTGCATCTGAAATGCACCACGGGGGCCATGCATCTGGAATCCTATTTTGACAGCGTGGAACATTCCACGGACACAGTTGCTACGCTTGTACAGGACAGCTTTGATGACATGCCTTACGACCAATTGGAAAATCAGGTCGAACATACCCGTCAGCTGTTCAATAAAGTTGCGGCCAACACCCATGGTGTGCTGACCTACTATTTCCGGATTGATCCGGAATTCTCACCGACGGTAAAAGGCTTTTGGTATGTAAAAACAGACGAAGACAACTTTCGCGAACATCTCGTAACCGACCTGACCCAATACAATACCAATATCCCTGCCGCCCCCAAATGGTTCACCATCCCCAAGATGCTCGGCAAGAGCATCTGGCTGCCTCCCTATGATACCGAAAATCTGGGCACCCGGGTGATTTCCTACAACGTGCCGATTTACTGGCAGAAGCAATTCGTGGGAGTAATCGGCATGGAAATCGACTATGAGACACTGGCTCAGGAGGCAGGCAAGATCAGACTCTTTGAGCATGGCTATGCCTTCATCCTCGATGCGGATTCCAATATCGTCTATCATCCGCAGATGGATTCCGTCCTGCAATACGGCGAGAAAGTAGCCATGGGGGCCCCAGACCAGGTTATCGGCGACCAGCATATCCACTATCATTTCAACGGTATCAACAAGGAAGCCGTCTGGCTCCCCCTGAGCAATGGCATGCAGCTTTACGTAACCGTTCCATTAGCGGAAATCAACAGCGGCTGGCAAACCCTGATCCGGCGCATCCTCTTCGCTGCGCTGATCATCCTGCTGCTTGTCAGCTTCATCATGCTGCGCTTTGCCGAGCGCATCACCAAACCGCTCCGCGACCTCACGGAATCGGCCAGGCAGGTTGCCGCCGGCAATTATGAGATTGCACTGGATTATAACGAAAACGATGAGGTTGGACTACTAACCCAGACCTTCAAACAGCTCATCAAGCAAACACAGGAACATATCAACCACCTCAACCGGCAGGTTTATATCGATGCGATGACCTCCGTCCATAACAAAGCCAGCTATGAGTCCTATATACAAAAATTACAGGAACAACTGGAAAATCCCGAAAATACATTAGAATTTGCCGTGGGCGTTTTTGATTGCGACAATCTCAAATACATCAACGATGTATTTGGCCATGACAAAGGCGATGTGTATATCAAGACTGCCAGCCAGTTGATCTGCCGCACATTCAAGCACAGTCCCGTGTTCCGCATCGGCGGAGATGAATTTGCCGTCCTCCTGCGGGGGGAAGATTTCCAGAACAGGGATGAGCTGTTCCGCCTCTTCCGGCAAAAGCGGGAGGAGCTCTGTGCTGCAGCCGTTTCCGACTGGGAACAGGCACATGTGACCATGGGGCTGGCCGTATACGATGCGCAGCTTGACTCCCATGTAATTGACGTTGCCCGCCGGGCAGACCAATGCATGTATGAAAACAAGCGCCTGCGCAAGGAAAAACAACGTCGAATGAAAGAGTCTACGAAAACAAAAGCAGACGGCTGA
- a CDS encoding Rne/Rng family ribonuclease, protein MKSILVTVVPEEMKVAVMEDGKLSSIEVERATHSHLVGNIYKGQVQNVLPGMQAAFVDIGTGKNAFMYIGDGMPADMKQALSKPQKIHIGQQIPVQIVKDAIGSKGPRATTHITLPGRHVVLLPTAAYIGMSRRIEEEAERTRLHDIASRICPEGMGLIIRTVAAGASEEALREDVEYLAKLWHSLMSRFKMKSKGANLLYRDADLIIRIVRDNLTAEVAEMLIDDQAVYQRVHDFVKLLSPELLPKIKFYEDKEPLFKAYGLDEEVANLGSRTVELPSGGFLVLDKTEALTVIDVNTGKYTGSTNLGETVYATNQEAAEEIMRQLRLRDIGGIIIVDFIDMEKEEQKENLLLHLRELAKLDPTKTNIVDITSLGLVEITRKKSRQNLDSIIYSECPICHGRGRVESPETVSIRIAADIRRMEHKSHAEDGYEIEVHETVAEELRHNQLLMNLAAEFAMDIKVTAAPGMHPENYSILQQN, encoded by the coding sequence ATGAAATCTATACTTGTAACTGTCGTACCTGAGGAGATGAAGGTCGCTGTGATGGAGGACGGCAAGCTGTCCTCCATCGAAGTAGAGCGTGCGACTCATAGTCATCTGGTCGGCAATATCTATAAAGGACAGGTGCAGAATGTGCTGCCGGGGATGCAGGCAGCGTTTGTGGATATTGGGACCGGGAAGAATGCGTTCATGTATATCGGCGATGGGATGCCGGCGGATATGAAGCAGGCACTCTCCAAGCCGCAGAAGATCCATATTGGGCAGCAGATTCCCGTGCAGATCGTGAAGGACGCGATCGGTTCCAAGGGGCCGCGGGCGACCACGCATATCACGCTTCCGGGGCGGCATGTGGTGCTTTTGCCCACGGCGGCCTATATTGGGATGTCGCGGCGCATCGAAGAGGAGGCGGAGCGCACCCGGCTGCATGATATCGCTTCGCGCATCTGCCCTGAGGGCATGGGACTGATCATCCGCACTGTGGCGGCCGGGGCCAGCGAAGAAGCCCTGCGGGAGGATGTAGAATATCTGGCCAAGCTCTGGCATTCGCTTATGTCCCGTTTCAAGATGAAAAGCAAGGGAGCCAATCTCCTTTACCGGGATGCGGATCTGATCATCCGCATCGTACGGGATAATCTGACCGCTGAGGTGGCGGAGATGCTGATTGATGACCAGGCCGTCTATCAGCGTGTGCATGATTTCGTGAAGCTGCTGTCTCCGGAACTTTTGCCCAAGATCAAGTTCTATGAGGACAAGGAGCCGCTGTTCAAGGCTTATGGACTTGACGAAGAAGTGGCGAATCTCGGCAGCCGGACGGTGGAACTGCCATCCGGAGGCTTTCTCGTGCTCGATAAGACCGAAGCCCTGACGGTAATCGATGTGAATACCGGCAAGTACACGGGCAGCACGAACTTAGGTGAAACCGTCTATGCCACCAATCAGGAGGCCGCCGAGGAAATCATGCGGCAGCTGCGCCTGCGGGATATCGGCGGCATCATCATCGTGGATTTCATCGATATGGAAAAAGAGGAGCAGAAGGAGAATTTGCTCTTGCACCTGCGGGAGCTGGCCAAGCTCGATCCGACCAAAACCAATATCGTGGATATCACGAGCCTGGGCCTGGTGGAAATCACCCGCAAGAAATCCCGGCAGAACCTCGACAGCATCATCTACAGTGAATGTCCCATCTGTCATGGCCGGGGCCGGGTGGAATCGCCGGAAACGGTCAGCATCCGCATTGCGGCCGATATCCGCCGCATGGAGCATAAATCCCATGCCGAAGATGGCTATGAGATTGAAGTCCATGAGACCGTGGCCGAAGAACTGCGGCACAATCAGCTGCTTATGAACCTGGCGGCTGAATTTGCCATGGATATCAAGGTCACAGCGGCACCGGGCATGCATCCTGAGAATTATTCCATCCTGCAGCAAAACTGA